The Streptomyces sp. NBC_01689 genome includes a window with the following:
- a CDS encoding ABC transporter substrate-binding protein yields the protein MKQFEPDRLTPAEAAAVRRSFRNGRAAMTRRSLLRASAGGALAVGGLGALSACGIPAAGKTQGGVSADDHSAKEKVVDFSNWPEYIDTDDSGKHRPTLEAFTKRTGIQVKYTEDINDNDEFFGKIQPQLAAGQATGRDLVVLTDWLAARMIRLGYVQKLDASNLPHAYANLSDQFRSPDWDPGRAYSYVWQGISTVIAYNKKALDGIEVKSVSDLLDNPKLKGRVGFLTEMRDSVGMTMLDMGKDPAKFTDDDYDAVIARLQKAVDQGQIRRFTGNDYTSDLTKGDFAACVAWGGDIVQLQADNPDVGYVIPDAGYMTSTDNMLIPNKARHKTNAERLIDYYYEPEAAAELAAYVNYVSPVADVKPYLAKIDKSAASNPLILPDKAMAAKSHAFRSLSSKEETAYQQKFAKLTGA from the coding sequence ATGAAGCAGTTCGAGCCCGACCGCCTGACACCGGCCGAAGCGGCCGCCGTGCGGCGCAGCTTCCGCAACGGACGGGCCGCCATGACCCGCCGCTCCCTGCTGCGCGCCTCCGCGGGCGGCGCGCTCGCCGTGGGGGGACTCGGGGCGCTGAGCGCCTGCGGGATCCCCGCGGCCGGCAAGACACAGGGCGGAGTGTCCGCCGACGACCACTCGGCGAAGGAGAAGGTCGTCGACTTCTCCAACTGGCCCGAGTACATCGACACGGACGACAGCGGCAAACACCGGCCCACGCTCGAAGCCTTCACCAAACGGACCGGAATCCAGGTGAAGTACACCGAGGACATCAACGACAACGACGAGTTCTTCGGCAAGATCCAGCCGCAGCTCGCCGCGGGCCAGGCCACCGGCCGGGACCTCGTCGTGCTCACCGACTGGCTCGCCGCCCGCATGATCCGCCTGGGCTACGTCCAGAAGCTGGACGCGTCCAACCTGCCGCACGCCTACGCCAACCTCTCGGACCAGTTCCGCAGCCCCGACTGGGACCCGGGCCGGGCCTACTCGTACGTGTGGCAGGGCATCTCGACCGTCATCGCCTACAACAAGAAGGCGCTCGACGGCATCGAGGTGAAGTCGGTCTCCGACCTGCTCGACAACCCCAAGCTCAAGGGCCGGGTCGGCTTCCTGACCGAGATGCGCGACAGCGTCGGCATGACCATGCTCGACATGGGCAAGGACCCGGCGAAGTTCACGGACGACGACTACGACGCGGTCATCGCCCGCCTCCAGAAGGCCGTCGACCAGGGCCAGATCCGCCGCTTCACGGGCAACGACTACACCTCGGACCTCACCAAGGGCGACTTCGCCGCGTGCGTCGCCTGGGGCGGCGACATCGTCCAGCTCCAGGCGGACAACCCGGACGTCGGCTATGTCATCCCCGACGCCGGCTACATGACGTCGACCGACAACATGCTGATCCCGAACAAGGCGCGTCACAAGACGAACGCCGAGCGGCTCATCGACTACTACTACGAGCCCGAGGCGGCCGCCGAACTCGCCGCCTACGTCAACTACGTCAGCCCGGTCGCGGACGTGAAGCCCTACCTCGCCAAGATCGACAAGTCGGCGGCGAGCAACCCGCTGATCCTTCCCGACAAGGCCATGGCGGCCAAGTCCCACGCCTTCCGCTCACTGAGCTCGAAGGAAGAGACGGCCTACCAGCAGAAGTTCGCAAAGCTCACAGGGGCGTGA
- a CDS encoding ABC transporter ATP-binding protein, producing the protein MNTTDTGGDVRLSGISKTYDNGFTAVQPLDLTVPQGSFFALLGASGCGKTTTLRMIAGLEEPSSGTVFLGDQEVTRLPPYKRPVNTVFQSYALFPHLDIFENVAFGLRRRGIKSVKKQVGDMLDLVQLGEQARKKPHQLSGGQQQRVAVARALINHPRVLLLDEPLGALDLKLRRQMQLELKRIQTEVGITFVHVTHDQEEAMTMADTVAVMNAGRVEQLGSPADLYENPSTTFVANFLGTSNLIEAEVDSLGGGEIVLRAGGGKLVLPEARCAAPTVTGGKVLLGVRPEKISLTHADDAGEIPAGRNRITGKIADSSFIGVSTQYVIDSAVCPEFEVYAQNIERDPRLVPGADVVLHWSPAHTFGLDAAQDIDAGVESAEEEAA; encoded by the coding sequence ATGAACACCACGGACACCGGCGGCGACGTCCGCCTCTCCGGTATCAGCAAGACCTACGACAACGGCTTCACCGCCGTGCAGCCGCTCGACCTGACCGTGCCCCAGGGCTCCTTCTTCGCCCTGCTCGGCGCCTCCGGCTGCGGCAAGACCACCACCCTGCGCATGATCGCGGGCCTGGAGGAACCCTCCTCCGGCACCGTGTTCCTCGGCGACCAGGAGGTCACCCGTCTGCCGCCGTACAAGCGGCCGGTGAACACCGTCTTCCAGTCCTACGCCCTCTTCCCGCACCTCGACATCTTCGAGAACGTCGCCTTCGGCCTGCGCCGGCGCGGCATCAAGTCGGTGAAGAAGCAGGTCGGGGACATGCTCGACCTCGTCCAGCTCGGTGAGCAGGCACGCAAGAAGCCGCACCAGCTCTCCGGCGGCCAGCAGCAGCGCGTCGCGGTGGCCCGCGCGCTGATCAACCACCCCAGGGTGCTGCTCCTCGACGAGCCCCTCGGCGCCCTCGACCTCAAGCTGCGCCGCCAGATGCAGCTGGAGCTCAAGCGCATCCAGACCGAGGTCGGCATCACGTTCGTCCATGTCACGCACGACCAGGAGGAGGCCATGACCATGGCCGACACGGTCGCCGTGATGAACGCGGGCCGTGTCGAGCAGCTCGGTTCCCCCGCCGACCTCTACGAGAACCCGAGCACCACCTTCGTCGCGAACTTCCTCGGCACCTCGAACCTCATCGAGGCCGAGGTCGACTCCCTGGGCGGCGGCGAGATCGTGCTGAGGGCGGGCGGCGGCAAGCTGGTGCTGCCCGAGGCCCGCTGCGCGGCGCCGACGGTGACCGGCGGCAAGGTCCTCCTCGGTGTCCGTCCCGAGAAGATCTCGCTCACCCACGCCGACGACGCCGGGGAGATCCCAGCCGGCCGCAACCGCATCACCGGCAAGATCGCCGACTCCAGTTTCATCGGCGTCTCCACGCAGTACGTCATCGACAGCGCGGTCTGTCCCGAGTTCGAGGTCTACGCCCAGAACATCGAACGCGATCCCCGGCTCGTCCCGGGCGCCGACGTCGTCCTGCACTGGAGCCCGGCCCACACGTTCGGGCTGGACGCGGCGCAGGACATCGACGCGGGTGTGGAGAGCGCCGAGGAGGAGGCCGCCTGA
- a CDS encoding ABC transporter permease, giving the protein MATVTEAPPRAPEPDSKPPRRRGRLVPYWLLLPGILWLLVFFALPMVYQASTSVQTGSLEEGFKVTWHFQTYWNALSDYWPQFLRSVAYAGAATVLCLLLGYPLAYLIAFRAGRWRNVVLVLVIAPFFTSFLIRTLAWKTILADGGPVVGALNTLHVLDVTNWLGFTAGDRVLATPLAVVCGLTYNFLPFMILPLYTSLERIDGRLHEAAGDLYAKPFTTFRKVTFPLSMPGVVSGTLLTFIPASGDYVNADLLGSTDTRMVGNVIQTQFLRILDYPTAAALSFILMAAILIMVTLYIRRSGTEDLV; this is encoded by the coding sequence ATGGCCACCGTCACCGAGGCGCCGCCCCGCGCGCCCGAACCGGACAGCAAGCCGCCCCGCAGGCGCGGCCGTCTCGTCCCGTACTGGCTGCTCCTGCCCGGCATCCTGTGGCTGCTGGTCTTCTTCGCGCTGCCGATGGTCTACCAGGCCTCCACCTCCGTGCAGACGGGCTCCCTGGAGGAGGGCTTCAAGGTCACCTGGCACTTCCAGACGTACTGGAACGCGCTGTCCGACTACTGGCCGCAGTTCCTGCGCTCGGTGGCCTACGCCGGCGCCGCCACCGTCCTGTGCCTGCTGCTCGGCTACCCGCTGGCGTATCTGATCGCCTTCCGGGCCGGCCGGTGGCGCAACGTGGTGCTGGTGCTGGTCATCGCGCCGTTCTTCACCAGCTTCCTGATCCGCACGCTGGCCTGGAAGACCATCCTCGCGGACGGCGGGCCGGTCGTCGGCGCCCTCAACACCCTGCACGTCCTGGACGTCACCAACTGGCTGGGGTTCACCGCGGGCGACCGGGTGCTGGCCACCCCGCTCGCGGTGGTCTGCGGCCTGACGTACAACTTCCTGCCGTTCATGATCCTGCCGCTCTACACCTCGCTGGAGCGCATCGACGGACGGCTGCACGAGGCGGCGGGCGACCTGTACGCGAAGCCCTTCACCACCTTCCGCAAGGTCACCTTCCCGCTGTCGATGCCCGGCGTCGTCTCCGGCACCCTGCTCACCTTCATCCCGGCGAGCGGCGACTACGTCAACGCGGACCTGCTCGGCTCCACGGACACCCGCATGGTCGGCAACGTCATCCAGACGCAGTTCCTGCGGATCCTCGACTACCCGACGGCGGCCGCGCTCTCCTTCATCCTCATGGCCGCGATCCTCATCATGGTCACGCTCTACATCCGCAGGTCCGGGACGGAGGATCTGGTCTAA